A genomic stretch from Scatophagus argus isolate fScaArg1 chromosome 19, fScaArg1.pri, whole genome shotgun sequence includes:
- the mrpl19 gene encoding 39S ribosomal protein L19, mitochondrial has translation MAACTAGVDKFIISLRLLRNLQLQNGRFLSTSICCHAAGSSSEQPPKFTPPSKPVIVDKTKTAASQRIVLSPEFIPPRQRTDPLKFFIERKDMIRRRKMLNIPEFYVGSILAVTMADPHASGKTNRFVGICIQRGGKGLGATFVLRNIIDNQGVEICYELYSPRIQKIEVLKLEKRLDDNLMYLRDALPEYSTVDPDMKPVPLSPTGEVPVNRTKVKMRPKPWSKRWERPKFNIQGINFDQYLSPMQMKHAQKWAQPWQEYDMLKEYDTSKLEKQILREVQQEMSK, from the exons ATGGCAGCCTGCACTGCCGGAGTCGACAAATTTATCATTTCACTGAGGTTATTAAGAAACCTCCAGCTCCAGAATGGAC GTTTCTTGTCCACGTCAATATGTTGTCATGCTGCGGGGAGTTCCAGCGAGCAGCCACCAAAATTTACCCCTCCATCCAAGCCTGTCATCgtagataaaacaaagactGCGGCGTCTCAGCGAAT AGTTTTGAGCCCGGAGTTCATCCCTCCGAGACAGAGAACTGATCCTTTGAAATTTTTCATCGAGAGGAAAGACATGATCCGCAGGAGGAAAATGCTCAACATCCCCGAGTTCTACGTAG gGAGTATCCTGGCAGTGACCATGGCCGATCCTCATGCCAGTGGGAAAACTAACCGCTTTGTTGGCATCTGTATCCAGAGGGGTGGAAAGGGTCTGGGGGCCACGTTTGTCCTGAGGAACATCATTGATAATCAAG GTGTGGAGATCTGCTACGAGCTTTACAGCCCTCGCATCCAGAAGATTGAGGTGCTGAAGCTGGAGAAGAGACTGGACGACAACCTGATGTACCTGCGAGACGCTCTACCTGAGTACAGCACTGTGGACCCGGACATGAAACCTGTGCCCTTATCGCCCACGGGCGAAGTTCCTGTTAACCGG ACAAAGGTAAAGATGCGTCCAAAGCCGTGGTCCAAACGCTGGGAACGACCCAAGTTCAACATCCAGGGCATCAACTTTGACCAGTATCTGAGTCCAATGCAGATGAAGCACGCCCAGAAGTGGGCACAGCCTTGGCAGGAGTACGACATGCTGAAGGAGTACGACACCTCCAAACTGGAGAAGCAGATCCTCCGTGAGGTCCAGCAGGAGATGAGCAAGTGA